The genomic window AAGTTGCAGCAGCGCTGGAAAATGATGCGAAATCAGTACAAACCTTCCTGATTCATCGACGTTTAAGAGCTCCCCAACCAGACCTTTAACCTTATTATCGAATAAGGTTTGCAATGACTTCCTCTGAAACAAAATTGCAGCATGTTCGTTTAAACGAATTTGCTCTTGGCTCCCCAAAATATCCCCAAGGAACTGAAAGAAAAGGTTTGCACTACTGATGAACCTGCATCACGGTTGCCCGGTGAAGTGTGGTCCCTTCCAACTCAGCAAGCTCATCTTCGGTGAACCAAATGGAGCTTCCGAAGGTGCTTGGAAGCATATCCAAATACCTAGagaaattaccaaaattcaaTCACTGATCAAGTTGTTTAACATGGAGAGATGTGGATTGCGACCATACGGCTTCCAGAGGGAGCTAGGGCGGAGTCGCTCGACCATGAGGAAGAGCATGACGAGGAGGCGGTCGTCGACGCCACCTTCCTCGAAGAGCGCGCGGCACCGCGGCCCGACGAGCGGGTCCTGCAGCACCCGCATCGGAGTGATGGCGAGATCGAGcggcaccaccatcaccacctctGCAACGAGACACAGCCAACGCGCGAGTCAGCGCGGAGGACGAGCTCCTAGAACCTCCGAGAGAAGAGGTGGAATAGCAAATGTTACCGTCGGTGgcgccggcctcggcggcggtggagaagacGCCGTAGCCCTCGCGGCCGCAGCGGCGGATCGTGCAGCCGCGGAGGTCGGCGCCGTTGGCCTGCGGAGAGGAGCCAGGGGTTTAGGGATTTGGCGCGCACGCGAGTAGAAGGGGATGTGCAGGAGGGACGAGGAGCAACCTGGAGCCATTGGAGGAAGGAGTCTAGCTTGGCGTCGCcgggtgctgctgctgcggcggcggcggcagccatggTGTTcgacgggcggcgccggcgcgggcgaagTGGACGAAGCGGTGGAGCGGCatcgaggaagacgacgacttGGCTGGGCCGTGGGCTGGGTCAGCGACCAGGCCCAAAGGCCCATAGGATCACAAATTTGTAGATACTGGAAGACTGGAAGAGGGGACTTGATCATAAATTGGTAATCACTTGATCCAAATATATCATCTCTTGAGCCatattttttctttgctttATAGTAGCAAATACGTCATCTCTATCCAATAATCACTATATTATTCGATCATCTTTTCATAATGAGATATTTGAAATGTTTCTTGAACTAGTTACATGGGGGTCAACTTCTGTTTAAGTTTGTCTGCAAGCATTCAAGAGAGAGCATGGCACCAAGCTGATGTTGATGGATGGTATTAGTGATAAGTAGTGACAAGTGCACAAAGGAGACCAAAAATAAGGAACACATTCAACAAACAGAAAGCAAGCACACTACTCGGTAATCTACTATAGCATTATATATCATCAGGTCCATGTTACATTCTACCACTCAcactctcatctcatctcatcactCATCTCACTCTTATCTTTCAGCTTGCATCGCAGGTGCAAGGAGGAAGGCAAGAGACTAGCGAAGCACTCTCACAGCGACAGGACACATGGTGCATTGCACAGATAAACAAAATGCTAGCACACCAGCGAAGCCCGGAGCGAGTGCGTCGTCGACAGGTTGGTGCAGGACGCCCACCGTATCACCGACTCGGCGACCGCCACATCCAGGtgctcgcgctcgccggcgccgatggTGTGGTTCCTCCTGCTGTTCATGCCGATGGCGCGCGACGGGTTCGCCCTTACGGCGGCCCTCAGGACCTCCGCCGTCCTCGGAGCCGAGGACGAGACGAGGGCCACCACCGTCGCGTCGCAGTGAGCTTTCTCGCCCAAGGCGTCACCATCAGGCGACGACTCAGGCTCGCCGGGTTCTTGGCCGCAGAAGAAGGAGAAGCTCGGCATGGAAGCGACCGGGGACGGGAACACGGCGTTGCAGGGTTCGCAGACGCCACCGAAGGAGAACCCCGAGAGCGCGCACGACGGAGCATTCTCGGCGACAAATGCAGAGAACGATGATCTGCAGGCGAATGTGGGGGAGCACGCTTCTTCAGACATGCTTTGGCAGGCGACCGGGCCACCGGTGTTGAAGCTCACATCGCGGCTGCATGACGCCAGCGGCGTCGAGAACGAACATGAGCCGGCGTCCTCTCCTCTGAGATTGATCTCATGGCAATGTCCACAAGAATCTTGGGATTGGTCGGCATGATCTTGTATCCAGGAATGCTCTGTGTAACAACAGTTGTTTAGATTACTCCACATGGCAAGCATTACAAAAAAATGGGGAAAGGAATCATTAGCAGCTGATCTGTACAGTAAGGTCCGGGAATGATGCAATGACAACCAAACAAAAGAATCCACGAAGGATGACAGAATGAACCAGCACAACTAAAGGAATGGCTACAATAGACAAAAGGTGATGAAGTGCCAAGAAATTTTAAAGTTCATCTGTACCACAGTGGATCTACCAGAACATGACCCTACAACAAACTGTGATGCAACCCAGCTTTTTCCCCCAGCCGTGCAAGTTTAAATTAGACCACCAACTTAAGCTGGCACTAACTCAGTACTTAGCAGCCAAGTTTTGTTAATTTATTCAATATGTAAAGTAAACAAGGCTAACCTCATCAGGAAAATTTTGATCAATTTCTGATTTACAATTCCAGTTACATGCATGTATTAATAGTCAGTGAGCATTttccatcttaaaaaaaaaggcagttCCAAGTTCTCAATATGGTGCTAGTGATGTAGAACAAGGACAGGAAATTGAAAGTGTCTCACCTAGGACCTGCTTGGCTGTGAGCCTCTGTCGAGGATCGCGCCGCAGCATCTCGGTTATTAGCTCCTTCGCTGAATCGGAAACCTTGTCCCAGGGATCAGAAGGAAACCGCAGCTCAGTCGACCTGATACATTCGAAAATCTTTGATTTGGTTTTCCCCCAAAATGGGGGGATGCCACTCAGGAGGATGTAAAGTATCACACCCGCGCTCCATACATCGGCAGCCTCATTGTACCCACCGGCGAGCACCTCGGGCGCAATGTAAAATGGACTACCCACCATGCCACTCAAGCTCCGACCTGACAAAACCGAAACCCAATTCAGCTTCGAAACACCAGCCTTGACAGAGAGCAGCCACGGAATTGCTCAAGAATTCCCAATTATACCAGGCTGGATGTAGGTTGCGAGGCCGAAATCGGCGAGCTTGATCGGCGAAGAAGGCGATTTGCTGACAAGGAGGATGTTCTCGGGCTTGAGGTCCCGGTGCACGATCCCCTTGCTATGGCAATGCGCCACGACCTCCATGAGGTAGCGGAAGAGCGCGGCGGCCTCGTGCTCGGAGAAGCAGCCGCGCTCCTCGAGGCGGTGGAAGAGCTCCCCGCCGGCGCAGAGCTCCATGACCAGGTGCACGGACGCCTCGTCCTCGTACACGGCCTTGAGGTCAACGACGTTGGGGTGGCCCGAGAGGCGCGCCATGACCTCGATCTCGAGCTTGACCCCCCTCACGTCGTCGGGGGACACGAGGCGGTCCTTGGCGATGGACTTGCAGGCGAGCGCCTCGCCGGTGACCATGTCGGAGCACGACCGGATGACGCCGAACTGGCCCCACCCGAGCTGGGGCCCCAGCGCGTAGCGATCCTCGAGGCACGACACGTGCGCCGCCTCCAGTATGGCGCCGCGTAGCCCCGCCGCCTTGTACGAGTTGTActtggcgtcgccgccgccgccagcggcggccATCGCCCGGAGGTCCCACACGCTGGAATCCGACGAGATTCTCCGCTGAAATCTCTCACcgactcccccccccccccccccccccccacctcagTGCATCATCCTTGCTTCTTCGGCAACTGAATCTGGGCACGAACACAAACCGAGCAGAGAAAATCCAAAGCTTTTTAGCGCTCTCGAAACCCCAAAATCGCGGGCTTTTCCATACAAATCCCCACCGAGATCATTCCccggaaaaaaaacaaaacgaaTAAAACCGCGTGGATTCAGGAGATGGGGGGAGCGCCGCGAAATTCAAAATTCCCACCAGGGAGAGAACCCGCAGACCACGCGGCCGCCGCACCGGAGGaggaacccctcctcctcctcctcctcctccggtgagaGAGCGCTCCCCACGAGCAAGTCTCCCCGCGACTCGAGCCCGCGCAGATCGAGCACCCACCCACCCTTGCTGCTCGACGCAGCAGCCAAAACCAAAACCGCCCGACAAAACGCCCGACAGCACGTAGCGGAGGGGGGAGAGTCGACTTACCCGCGCGCGCTGGCTGCTCCGGCGGCCGAGCggagtcgccggcggcgaggtcagcCTCCGGCAGCGCGAGGCATCCGGGtggggcgagagagagagagagagagagaggggtgagggTATTCGttggtggggggagggggaagccCTTGCTTTTTGATAGGTGGTAGGAGAAAGAAATGAGCATCCAATAACaaggccattaattaattaattaaatcattGTTCATCTTAACCCTAggttttattttaaattgcTCTAGGTTTGGCTTTGGAGTTTACCTTAGAGACTTGTTGCTCTTGTTTGCTTTTGTTACTAACTGGAGCAGTAGCAGGGTTTCCCAACGGTTACcgtggtaaccgtgaaaaaccgtacaaaaccatgcaaaatttatcaaaattttaatttattttttaaatttatttgaatttaagaagGTTACCGcagtatttatattaccgtaccctcgcggtaagcccggtaaccgcgcggttaccgacgGTAAGTCGAACCTTGAGCAGTAGTACTCTACTCATCCCTCCGCATAAAAATTGtagactacgaatctggatctTAGGATGGAGTAAGACGATTTATTAGGATAAGATTTTGATAAACAATTGTTCTACTAATATGTTGGTTGTTTATATAGTAACAAATTACGATCATAAGCAAATACTTTTAAATGTAGAtataataacatcaattttatgttGGTTGGTTAAATGATTGTTCTAACAGAGTGAATAGTATCTGTTGTTGActctagaagaaaaaaatgattttcgccaGACTGGTTAGTTAGGAAGAGGTATGAACGATGATGTATGAGACTTTGAATTGTTCTAATGTGTTTGGTTGGTTTGAATTAGGTGCAGCAGTTGTGGTAAGGTCTTGTCTTTTTTTCGAAGTACAAATTATGCGTTTcgggatttgttttttttttgggggtacAGACCGTTAGACACCAATACAGATGCAGTCTGTACttcgagtatttttttttccctgcgACCGTATTAGCACATAGGAGTAGTATAAGGTACTAGTATGTCAATGCATGTAAAGTTGTTAAAGACTGAAGAAAATGAGATGTGCAATTTGACCCGGTAGTTTGAGATACACTCAAGTGTAGTGACACTCTTTCTACAACTCACGCAAAAACATAGGTGAACCTTCACAAATCAGTAAGGATATGCAAGCAGCTAGCGCATCCTGGTACAAATCACTCAAAGTTATTcactctataaaaaaataatcttatgTTTATAAAAAATTCCTTCTGTTTTGTCCAATGTCGACCCAATTATATGTCGCAAAAGAAGTCCCAAAAAACTGCAAATGCAAAGTAGGAcagaagcaaaagaaaaaccAGAAAGAAAGTAAACACAAAAAGGGCCCAatctcctaaaaatttgttgTTTAGTTAATGTGGTGATCATGCCGATGTGTGATGGTTGCCCTCTTTGCTGGATTGGTTTAAGGAGCACTACAAGTTGTGCCTCTAGTGGGGCTACAAATAATTGTTCTTAAGCAATGCCATTTGCatgcctttatttttttttttgcttattaTTTTTTGTCCTTGTTCTTTCTGTTTTGCAAGTGATTGATCAGGGGAAAGAAAGATCTAATGCAATGTTGTGTGGTTGGCTGGCCTACCAGAGTGGGAAAGCGACAGGAGGGCGAAAGAGAGATGCACTGCATTTAATTTGCTTCCTTCTGGTTTCAACGGGTTCGTTTGCTTGCGTCCATTTCGGAGGTGGAAAAATGAATTAGCACATTCCCTAGTCAGACCAGCTAGCCGTagccaaaaattaaaatttgaaacttaaatttgagttgattcTTAAAGGTTGCTAAGTACACATATCTTAAAGATTTAcgcataaattatttttgtcgcTAATCATGCTTAACcaattaagattttttttaacggtCAGACCCGTTGCTAATgttttatataaagaaaaagGTGCCCCATTTTAAGAGGTAAGCAGGACTAAACTAGTGCTCAGTTAATTGGAGAAACTGAGCAAAAACCACAACTGCAACACCATATTAATATATAGCTAACTTAAGCTACCGCGACAAAACCCAACACAAGGCAATTAAGATCAAGGATAGAGTAACCTAACAAGGATAATGTTGAAGTGCATCTACATATGCGTGAGTATATACGACAGTTCAAAGGAAGAACCATGAAAAGTTGAATTTGATGAATGTGTCGTTTATGGATGGGATATGAGCCGTTAGCCAAATTAACTCCACAACATGGCTACTAATACAAGCAAGAAGAGAACATATATGGAACAAACAAATGATAGCGACAACACTAGGTCCTATTCATGAAAGAAACGGCATATATAGCATACTCAAAAAGGAGAGGAATCATGCAAAGTTTCAACGTAGCACTAGTGTTTTCAAGCCGGAGAACAATTCTGGTGGTGGGCTGCAGGATGATGGTGTCTCTAAGATCCTGGACGTTGGTGAGTGTTGGTCGGGGTCCAAAGTGGAGCAACAACATCAttatctcctaaaccgttttTTGATTAAGAAATTAAAGATAGAGAGGCTCAATGCAATGCAAGGAATCTGGACCCTGGAATTATATGGCCAGTGTGGTTGTAAATTGCATTGCATCTTGCACTAGGTGAGCCACTAGCCGAAGCTTCCCACACGAGCAGGTAGCTAGCTTTGCCCAAAAGGTTAGCCCGGATTCTTTGTTGCTCCAAATCAAGGAGGCTTTCCGTGtgcacggaaaaaaaaaagctagtaaTGGGTACgcgtgtgtgtgagagagagaattgtTGTTTATGCCTGTTTGTTAAGCTACTCCATCCGATAATGTGTGTCTTTTTCTTCGCGGTCTCATGTATGGATTCGTATCCTCTGACTTGACGTAGGAATGTCACTGTGTGACATTATTTCTATCTAAACCATCCGTTTGATTATATTTGAGCGGGTAACATGTGTTTTGTTGATAACATTCCATTAAAGCCGTATCGATCTGGCGTATTCAATGGGATTATTCTCTTTTTAGAAACTTGTTGCATTAAAAAAACTCATAACTTAACTTAGGGCTTCTTCGGAATACgagaattttataggattttcagAGAAAACAGTTTAATTCCTCCAAATTTCCTATGAACATCCTACAAACCGAATAGACCCTTAATATTAtggtgtgaaaaaaaaaggatttcaCTACAAAATTTACCACACATTGTTTCATCAATGGAAGATGAAATATACCGTTTGGGATACGTAGGACGACATTCATGCTAATTTATCATATGCTTTACTTTGCAAATACTATGTCGATCTCGTGCAGGATATATTTCAGCAGGtaacatgttttctttttaatgcACTTTGTTGGTGTGTGGATCGAGCGTATTTGATAAGGGCATTGTTTAGTTTCCCCCATATTctcaactttctatcacatcacatcacaacaaaaactttcctacacacataaactttcaattttttttccaaactcccaactttctttaaactcccaacttttttcagaaactaaacacacccaagaTTATTCTCCTCCTATAAATTCTCTGTCCAAAACCTCATGACACTAGCTTGTCCTAGGTTTAACTTTGGCAAATGATATGTGAATGCAATGCTCTAACTAAAGAGTTTGTACCTTGTACTCTAAACAAACCATTTCTCGTTTGGTAGAGTAGACGACAACAGCTCAGAAGTATCCGTACAATCATCAGCTCGGCCAGCCACAAAACCACACCGTACGTTGACCACTCATCTGTCGCCACCTGGCGCTTAGCTGGTCTAGCTGTCCGTGACAaacagtgggacccacctgtcagaaCCTCGGAGTAAGTGTGTAATGAATGATCTTTCGCTGGAATGTCAACGGTGGGGAGTAAGTAGATGATCACGGTCGGTTGTGGCTGCCACGTGATTTGATTAGATGGAGCTGAGATGCTGATGTGTGTGATTAGTGGGTAGGATTAGTTTGTTCATcactttttgaaaaagaaaacaccGCAAGTTGTGGAATGGATCCGTTTGGCCTTGGCCTTTGGGCCGTTGACCTACTGCATCTGACTTTCCTatcactcatttttttttaattttttttcacgtgtttacttttgtttttggaagtttttatactccctccgttctaaataAATCAATCTATCCAGATTTCTTGTATTAAGTTTTATCCCAATACCATCatggttggtttattttgaaggataattttattattattgggaATGTGTCAGGAAGTATCATACTTTCTAATGTAAAATTTAATGCATCCAGGTACTACAAGcttaaggtaaaaaaaaataaaatataggtATCTCGAGATAATTTTTAAAGGATTATATAATTTCtctattttgaaacggagggagtacgtgccTTGTGCTTAGTAGGTCATGCTTATGTCATCAACAtgcggaaaaagtacaccgaaggtccctcaacttgtcattgagttacaaaatcgtctctcaaccacaaaactagatatatcacatcctcaacttacaaaaccgttcactttaggtcctttggtggttttgacc from Oryza glaberrima chromosome 6, OglaRS2, whole genome shotgun sequence includes these protein-coding regions:
- the LOC127776256 gene encoding uncharacterized protein LOC127776256, with the translated sequence MAAAGGGGDAKYNSYKAAGLRGAILEAAHVSCLEDRYALGPQLGWGQFGVIRSCSDMVTGEALACKSIAKDRLVSPDDVRGVKLEIEVMARLSGHPNVVDLKAVYEDEASVHLVMELCAGGELFHRLEERGCFSEHEAAALFRYLMEVVAHCHSKGIVHRDLKPENILLVSKSPSSPIKLADFGLATYIQPGRSLSGMVGSPFYIAPEVLAGGYNEAADVWSAGVILYILLSGIPPFWGKTKSKIFECIRSTELRFPSDPWDKVSDSAKELITEMLRRDPRQRLTAKQVLEHSWIQDHADQSQDSCGHCHEINLRGEDAGSCSFSTPLASCSRDVSFNTGGPVACQSMSEEACSPTFACRSSFSAFVAENAPSCALSGFSFGGVCEPCNAVFPSPVASMPSFSFFCGQEPGEPESSPDGDALGEKAHCDATVVALVSSSAPRTAEVLRAAVRANPSRAIGMNSRRNHTIGAGEREHLDVAVAESVIRWASCTNLSTTHSLRASLVCYPRPSQVVVFLDAAPPLRPLRPRRRRPSNTMAAAAAAAAAPGDAKLDSFLQWLQANGADLRGCTIRRCGREGYGVFSTAAEAGATDEVVMVVPLDLAITPMRVLQDPLVGPRCRALFEEGGVDDRLLVMLFLMVERLRPSSLWKPYLDMLPSTFGSSIWFTEDELAELEGTTLHRATVMQRKSLQTLFDNKVKGLVGELLNVDESGSSIEVRFKDFLWANSIFWTRALNIPLSRSYVFPESLDEKRANIGDDCGDSSLSAPQGTGTAITAKNISGNDNPKSSNTESIWVEGLVPGIDFCNHNVKALATWEVDSMGHVTGCPSSMYLVLADKSFVKAETEICINYGNKGNEELLYLYGFVIDNNPDDYLMIHYPVEALRQVQSADIKMKLLEIQNAELRCLLPRSLLENGFFGSCSGENKENKNNTSPFSSYSWSGQRKVPSYIEKIVFSQEFISTLRTIALQEHELEHTASLLGEIGSNEDREPSSDELRSAIWEVSGDNGALSLLVDLLRVKMTELEEGTGTEASDSQLLEKFDLSDSEDATRSDESNETKSKVNIRSCIVYRRGQKQLTKLFLREAEHLLELSSKEEN